One window of the Epinephelus moara isolate mb chromosome 24, YSFRI_EMoa_1.0, whole genome shotgun sequence genome contains the following:
- the phf20a gene encoding PHD finger protein 20 isoform X4, translating to MSPSSLQGFHVNDKVLASWSDCRFYPAKVISVNKDASYTVKFYDGVIQTVKGIHVKPFIKERGGVGGGKSRSTERNMVRRAPTRRDRRPQENGGPKNKRARRSTSDQEEDSNSEDEEREERMVNEKSKKTNGEVEAAPTIKQEEEIQEQADQNKPRDVEKGAGLTNGVKVEEDDEHNEKRCHVNGEVKKEEEEIEQSGTKPYTETPKPYTEFPTQTSAQMEQVPVTMTTTESNGDVEQKPNVQSESSQPAADVPPPQPVKPVRKQGFHNPNRFSREPLYRVIKNQPPPVLSINLDHNPFKCSAPGCTKSFRKAKLLHYHMKYYHGEEQPPEGERSPTRSVQTRASEKQATTTSLDGPKRRRTISASMHSVGPTAAPRGEVKTAGRRTSAPPAVNTQSHQHRALLREKSKENQLDRNGCQQQDKDSDKSGFDIGSVKDKLKEKPKQKDFLRIKLKKKKKKKKAKSDYTGSEENIDISVLGLQSKLNLPLKFPPSHNHKPEAYPSRPGYSYSQQIHVDDEDSISDWSTDSCGWSDDDFGVDLDVTTPPLSVDSGAVDTSDQEIVRCICEVEEENDFMIQCEDCLCWQHGTCMGLLEDNVPDRYTCYICRDPPGQRQSLRYWYDREWLSNGHMYGLSFLEENYSHQNAKKITTTHQLLGDVHHVVEILNGLQLKMNVLQSNTHPDLQLWRQPWKHMERSRTASDSCRGSDAAPSPMTPDEDMSRGEILMSNALEKLSRAATAATSSSSCSSSPFPSFQDSYITSEHCYQKPRAYYPAVEQRLVVETRQGSELEDSMRSTEELLEREQRYGSLLETDKPKSTGTSNKVSMGGCWSQAETREEGGRDPGEAADNSRQHQQRQINLLDHIDAVQDEVSHRMDFIERELDVLESWLDYTGELEPPDPLARLPQLKHRMKRLLTQLGKVQQIALYSST from the exons AATAAAGATG CATCCTACACTGTGAAGTTCTATGATGGAGTTATCCAGACAGTGAAGGGGATACACGTGAAGCCTTTTATTAAAGAG AGAGGTGGTGTTGGTGGAGGGAAATCTCGGTCCACCGAAAGGAACATGGTAAGGAGGGCCCCGACCCGCAGAGACAGGAGGCCTCAGGAGAACGGTGGTCCCAAGAACAAGCGAGCCAGACGCAGCACCTCTGACCAGGAGGAGGACAGCAACAGTGAGGACGAGGAGCGGGAAGAGAGGATGGTGAATGAGAAGAGCAAGAAAACAAACGGTGAGGTAGAGGCTGCACCCACTatcaaacaggaagaggaaatacAAGAGCAAGCAGACCAGAACAAGCCCAGGGATGTAGAAAAGGGGGCAGGACTCACGAATGGggtgaaggtggaggaggatgatgagcaTAATGAGAAAAGGTGTCACGTAAATGGAGAGGtgaagaaggaagaggaggaaatagAACAGAGTGGAACAAAGCCATACACAGAGACGCCGAAGCCATACACAGAATTTCCCACTCAGACGTCAGCACAGATGGAGCAGGTGCCTGTCACTATGACAACCACAGAGTCCAATGGAGATGTGGAGCAGAAGCCAAACGTCCAATCAGAAAGCTCTCAGCCTGCGGCGGACGTGCCGCCACCTCAGCCTGTGAAAC CGGTGAGGAAGCAGGGTTTCCACAACCCCAACAGATTCAGCAGAGAACCAT TGTACCGAGTTATCAAAAACCAACCTCCCCCCGTCCTGTCCATCAACCTCGACCACAACCCATTCAAGTGCAGCGCTCCCGGCTGCACAAAGTCATTCCGTAAGGCCAAGCTGCTGCACTACCATATGAAATATTATCATGGCGAGGAGCAGCCTCCGGAGGGGGAGCGCAGCCCCACCAGGAGTGTCCAGACCAGGGCCTCTGAGAAACAGGCTACTACTACCAGTTTGGACGGCCCGAAGAGAAGGCGCACCATCTCTGCTTCTATGC ACTCAGTTGGGCCTACTGCAGCTCCCCGTGGCGAGGTGAAGACTGCAGGCAGGCGCACATCAGCCCCGCCTGCAGTCAACACCCAGAGCCATCAGCACAGGGCACTGCTGAGGGAGAAGAGCAAGGAGAACCAGCTGGACAGGAATGGATGCCAGCAGCAGGACAAGGACTCAGACAAGAGCGGCTTTGACATTG GGTCAGTGAAAGACAAACTGAAAGAGAAACCGAAACAGAAGGACTTCCTCCGCATTAaactaaagaagaagaaaaagaaaaagaaggccAAGTCCG ACTACACAGGTAGTGAGGAGAATATTGACATCTCAGTATTGGGTCTTCAGTCCAAATTGAATTTGCCACTCAAATTCCCCCCCTCACACAATCACAAGCCTGAGGCCTACCCCAGCAGGCCTGGATACAGCTACTCACAGCAGATACATGTGGATG ATGAGGACAGCATCAGTGACTGGTCCACAGACAGCTGTGGATGGAGCGATGATGACTTTGGGGTGGATTTGGATGTCACCACACCTCCCCTGAGTGTGGACTCTGGTGCTGTCGATACAAGTGACCAAGAGATTGTGCGATGTATCTGtgaggtggaggaagagaatgACTTCATGATTCAG TGTGAAGACTGTTTGTGCTGGCAGCATGGCACCTGCATGGGCCTGCTGGAGGACAATGTTCCAGACAGATACACCTGCTACATCTGTAGAGACCCACCAG GTCAGAGGCAGAGTCTGCGCTACTGGTATGATCGTGAATGGTTGAGCAATGGTCACATGTACGGCTTGTCCTTCCTGGAAGAGAACTACTCtcaccaaaatgccaaaaagaTCACCACCACCCACCAGCTGCTGGGAGACGTGCATCACGTAGTAGAGATCCTCAACGGACTGCAGCTTAAGATGAACGTCCTACA GAGCAATACCCACCCGGACTTGCAGCTGTGGCGGCAGCCCTGGAAGCATATGGAGAGGTCACGGACCGCCTCTGACTCGTGTCGTGGCAGTGATGCAGCCCCATCTCCTATGACCCCCGATGAGGACATGAGCCgaggtgaaattttaatgtccAATGCTCTGGAGAAGCTGAGCCGGGCTGCTACAGCTGCCACCTCCTCTTcgtcctgctcctcctcccccttcccATCCTTCCAGGACTCTTACATTACCAGTGAACATTGCTACCAGAAGCCGCGGGCATATTACCCGGCAGTGGAGCAGAGGCTGGTGGTGGAGACCCGACAGGGCTCCGAGCTGGAGGACAGCATGAGAAGCACAGAGGAACTGCTGGAACGGGAGCAGCGCTATGGGAGCCTGCTGGAGACAGACAAGCCCAAATCAACAGGCACCAGTAACAAG GTTTCAATGGGTGGCTGTTGGTCCCAGGCTGAGACTAGGGAAGAGGGTGGAAGAGATCCTGGAGAAGCTGCAGATAACAGCAGGCAGCATCAGCAGAGGCAGATCAACCTGCTGGATCACATCGATGCAGTCCAGGATGAGGTCTCACACAGGATGGACTTCATTGAGAGGGAGCTGGATG TGCTAGAGAGCTGGCTGGACTACACCGGGGAGCTGGAGCCTCCCGATCCTCTGGCCCGTCTGCCTCAGCTCAAACACCGCATGAAACGGCTGCTGACACAGCTGGGCAAGGTGCAGCAGATCGCCTTGTACAGCTCCACATGA